The Heliorestis convoluta genome includes the window GTGTTAGACGACGGTGAAATGGTCCTGATGACCCAAGATAAAGTAACCGTTAAAAAAGTTTGTAGTGGCGAAATCATCGAAAAAGAAATCTTCGAAGTAAAGTGGGATCCCGTAGCTGCCGAGAAAAATGGCTACGACCACTTTATGCTCAAAGAAATCTATGAACAACCGAAAGCCATTCGCGACACCATCGCAGGTCGCATTAACGGTGGTGTGAATTTAGATAAAGTACTCATTGATCGTCAACTGTTGGTAGACGCACGCAATGTAACCATCGTCGCTTGCGGCACCGCCTACCACGCCGGACTCGTTGGGAAATACATCATCGAGAGCGTCGCACGCATTCCTGTAGAAGTGGACATTGCTTCAGAATTCCGCTACCGCAACCCTCTCGTCGACGAAAAAACTTTAATGGTCGTGGTCAGCCAATCGGGTGAAACAGCCGACACTTTAGCAGCCCTGCGAGAAGCCCGCTCTAAAGGTGCCAAAGTTTTTGCGATTACCAACGTACTCGGATCGTCCATTGCCCGAGAAGCTGACTCTGTTCTCTATACCCTAGCCGGTCCTGAGATAGCCGTTGCTTCCACGAAAGCCTACACTACCCAGTTAGCAGCCATGAACTTCCTGGCCCTGGCTCTCGCTGAAGCAAGAGGCACTTTGGGCCAGACGGAAATTCAGACAATTGCAGAAGCCATGCAAGCTCTTCCGGCTCAAATCGAAGAAATCTTAAAGCAAGCCGACAAAGTGAAAGAAGTAACCGAAGCGATCAAAGAATGGGAGAATCTTTTCTATATCGGTCGCAGCGTAGACTATGCCGTAGCCATGGAAGGCTCACTCAAGCTCAAAGAAATCTCCTACATTCACGCAGAAGCTTACGCCGCTGGCGAACTAAAGCACGGCACCTTGGCCTTGATTACTGAGGGTATCCCTGTTATCGCCTTAGCCACACAAGAACAAGTCCTCGACAAAACCATCTCCAACATCCAAGAAGTACGAGCAAGAGGTGCCCATATCATCGCTGTTGCTCAAGAAGGCAATAAAGAGATTGCCAACTATGCTGATGTAGTGCTTACTGTACCACGGACGCACCCCGTCTTAACGCCCCTG containing:
- the glmS gene encoding glutamine--fructose-6-phosphate transaminase (isomerizing), whose product is MCGIVGYIGTKKAAPILLEGLKKLEYRGYDSAGIAVLEDEVIQVQKSVGRLAELEGKLNGSAPCGCIGIGHTRWATHGKPSNENSHPHQDCCGDFAVVHNGIIENYLALKEKLEAQGHKFCSETDTEVLAHLVEIYYEGDLEEAVRKVAKELEGSFACAFITKKEPGKIVALRKDSPLVVGLGEGEYFLASDIPAILNHTRLTYVLDDGEMVLMTQDKVTVKKVCSGEIIEKEIFEVKWDPVAAEKNGYDHFMLKEIYEQPKAIRDTIAGRINGGVNLDKVLIDRQLLVDARNVTIVACGTAYHAGLVGKYIIESVARIPVEVDIASEFRYRNPLVDEKTLMVVVSQSGETADTLAALREARSKGAKVFAITNVLGSSIAREADSVLYTLAGPEIAVASTKAYTTQLAAMNFLALALAEARGTLGQTEIQTIAEAMQALPAQIEEILKQADKVKEVTEAIKEWENLFYIGRSVDYAVAMEGSLKLKEISYIHAEAYAAGELKHGTLALITEGIPVIALATQEQVLDKTISNIQEVRARGAHIIAVAQEGNKEIANYADVVLTVPRTHPVLTPLLAVVPLQLLAYYTAVVRGCDVDKPRNLAKSVTVE